From a region of the Globicephala melas chromosome 19, mGloMel1.2, whole genome shotgun sequence genome:
- the PLA2G15 gene encoding lysosomal phospholipase A and acyltransferase isoform X1: MGLRLCPYRAALLPSGLLLLLMLTDLALPAGRPPPVVLVPGDLGNQLEAKLDKPTVVHYLCSKRTDSYFTLWLNLELLLPVIIDCWIDNIRLVYNRTSRTTQFPDGVDVRVPGFGKTFSLEFLDPSKSSVGSYFHTMVESLVGWGYTRGEDVRGAPYDWRRAPDENGPYFLALREMIEEMYQLYGGPVVLAAHSMGNMYTLYFLQQQPQAWKDKYIHAFVALGPPWGGVAKTLRVLASGDNNRIPVIGPLKIREQQRSAVSTSWLLPYNYTWSPKKVFVHTPTANYTLQDYRRFFQDIGFEDGWLMRQDTEGLVEAMVPPGVRLHCLYGTGVPTPDSFYYESFPDRDPKICFGDGDGTVNLQSALQCQAWRGHQEQEVSLQALPGTEHIAMLANATTLAYLKRVLLGP, encoded by the exons TGCCCGGTGATTTGGGCAACCAGCTGGAGGCAAAGCTGGACAAGCCGACAGTCGTGCACTACCTCTGCTCCAAGAGGACAGACAGCTACTTCACACTCTGGCTGAACCTGGAACTGCTGCTGCCTGTCATCATTGACTGCTGGATTGACAATATCAG GCTGGTCTACAACCGAACGTCCCGCACCACCCAGTTTCCTGATGGTGTGGATGTGCGTGTCCCTGGCTTTGGAAAGACCTTCTCACTGGAGTTCCTGGACCCCAGCAAAAGCAGTGTGG GTTCCTATTTCCACACCATGGTGGAGAGCCTTGTGGGCTGGGGCTACACACGAGGTGAGGACGTCCGGGGGGCCCCCTATGACTGGCGCCGAGCTCCAG ATGAAAACGGGCCCTACTTCCTGGCCCTCCGCGAGATGATCGAGGAGATGTACCAGCTGTATGGGGGCCCCGTGGTGCTGGCTGCCCACAGTATGGGCAACATGTACACGCTCTACTTTCTGCAGCAGCAGCCACAGGCCTGGAAGGACAAGTATATCCATGCCTTTGTGGCACTGGGTCCGCCCTGGGGGGGCGTGGCCAAGACCCTGCGCGTCCTGGCCTCAG GAGACAACAACCGGATCCCGGTCATTGGGCCCCTGAAGATCCGGGAGCAGCAGCGGTCTGCCGTCTCCACCAGCTGGCTGCTGCCCTACAACTATACCTGGTCACCCAAAAAGGTCTTCGTgcacacacccacagccaactACACGCTGCAGGACTATCGCCGCTTCTTCCAGGACATCGGCTTCGAAGACGGCTGGCTTATGCGGCAGGACACGGAGGGGCTGGTTGAAGCCATGGTACCACCTGGCGTGCGACTGCACTGCCTCTACGGCACTGGTGTCCCTACGCCAGACTCCTTCTACTATGAAAGCTTCCCGGACCGTGACCCGAAAATCTGCTTTGGTGATGGTGACGGCACTGTGAACTTGCAGAGCGCCCTGCAGTGCCAGGCCTGGCGTGGCCACCAGGAGCAAGAAGTGTCATTGCAGGCACTGCCGGGCACCGAGCACATCGCGATGCTGGCCAACGCCACTACCCTGGCCTATCTGAAACGCGTGCTCCTCGGGCCCTGA